The Mauremys reevesii isolate NIE-2019 linkage group 19, ASM1616193v1, whole genome shotgun sequence genomic sequence AGTAACTCAGACAGATCTGCTGGGAAAAGAACGGTTGCTATGCAGGGTGTtgtagcccagggcccagtctAGGAGTGGGAGAATCACAGAATTCCAGCCCAGGAGAGATCAAAGCCTGGTACTTGAGGGGGTGCATTCGGAGGGGACAGAGAAGAGGGGACAAGAGGTTCAGCTAGCACTGAGACCATGACGGGGGCATTTTGGGTAGTCTGGAGGGGTGTAAGGCAAGTGCCAGGTAGGTCACAGAGGTTTCACTAGTCTAGGCAAGAGTCCAGGGCATGACACTTCTGTAGCAGGGCAGAAAGGAAGCACTTCAGAGATGTTTGGGAGGAGATCAACAGGAGAGGAGTCAAGAATGATACCTGGGGGTGGGCCATTCCCAGCAGGGATGGTGAAACAATCTCCTCTGATGGGGAGGTGAGGGATTGAGAGAGAGCTGGAGAGTACTTGGAATCCAAAGGACAGCAGGAagggtggggagtggagagagactAGCACAAGAACAGAGTTCAGGAGAAATGGGTAGACAACAAAGGGACGGGATAACTAGGAGAAAgaaggtgctttttaaaaatagaaaattggAGAATTTAAAAAGAGAATTGAGAGGGAAAAAAGAAAGTAGGTGTGGAGTCCAGTGGGATGAGATGAGTTTGGAAGGAGAGATGAAGAGGATAAAGAATTGGAAGAAGGAAATAAGCAAGAAGAGAAACATGCAGCTTTAGGGTGCTGGATTTAGTGTAATTGATTTATGCGCCTTTATTTTGCTGTACTTCCCAGAAAGATGTCCTGTATCTctgagtttggggtggaggagaggggtggGTTTTTTGAGCGTTTATCTTCAGGACCCTGTAGAATTGTGCAGAACTGGCCACAGAATTTACCTCTTGATACAGAATTGAGCAGCAGAATTTCaactttttataattttataacacttttttaaaagtgAAGAAAACTTTCAAAATATGAACCAAATAGAAATTAATGCAgtgctgtcttcctgagtctgtcGGCAGCCTGAAACTGACTCTGAGCATTGTGAATTGCCCCATTCATGTTAATCATATTGACTCTGAAACCTAGGGATAGTTTACAAGTTGCcgttgttaactatttcactgctgatcattttactAGAAACTTCCAGTCTGTATGTCTATCCCACATTCCCGAACAGCTTCCCACTCCACCTCAAGTGCCAAAACCCCTAAATGCCTTGTGTTCAGCTGCCAAAGCCTCCTGCTTTCCCCTAACAACCATTTTGATTTAGTTATAATATTTCCAAACTTCCACACCATCGTGAGAATGTGGCGGTAGGATAAAGGGAATGATGTCAAATTAAACAAagtgctgagctgagctggaaCAGCCTCAGTGTTCCCCTCATTTCAATGGGACAGATGCTCATATAGATTCTGCCTGTTGTTTCGCTGACGTGTGTTTAATCCCTACAGTTGTTTTCCGATGCCTCGGCTTCCTAGGTTTCTGTGCAGGGGGCCTTGTTGGTTTTCCCTCTCCCACCGTATGCAGCTCTGTTCTAGTTTCCGTTCTTTGCTATCTGAGAGGAACGACTGCAGGGTTGTAGCCAAGTTAGTTATGCCTGGAAAGTGAGTGTTCTGGACCTTTTGAGATGCTTGCTAATTCCTTTGTGCATATGTAATTTGCAGTGGTATTTCTCAGTAATAGAATGTAAGATCATATTTTTCCCTACAAGTGTAGATAAACATTGGTAGTATATTTTAGCACTGAGTATTACTCTGTGTATGCCCGAGAGAGTCCATAAGAATCATTTATATGCAGAGTATACATTCTGTATCCAAACTACTCTTGTGAAGTGTAACATCACAGACTAATGGTGCAGATGTGCTGGCATATATGAAAATAGAGAATTAAATTGCAACACTGACAACATTGCTATACAAGGTGTCTTGATAGCACATCTTGTGATCAATACACGACGACTAATACTATTGTTAAAACTAAGCAACAGAAAATATACTTGTATGTCAGCTCAGTAAAAATTAAGTTTTCAATTTACTTCTCCTTGTCAGATTGGAAATAAACTAGCATTCAGCTCATTAGTGGTCCAAGTGTGAGTCTGACTAAAGACATAGTTTTAACAGCATTTCCATCTCTCTCCTCCGACTGGCAGATTAGCTGTGATGCTCTGCTCAGGCCCCTGGCGCAGCTCCGTTTGCTTTGCTGCACTCCTGCTCTGACCCTCTGTCCACCCTAGCAGCTCAGAGTTGCTgtgcccactgcccagggcaacCAGCCTTCCTTGGTCTGATCTTGACTGATGGCCAGAAAGCTGCTTGCCCACACAACACTCCTACTTGTGCCAGCTTCTGGGTAGCAGGATTTGTCACAGCCTGATGCCCTGCTGGGGGTGCCAAGCTCAGACCTCCTGCCTCCAACCCCCTCAGAGCGCTGCCTTTCCCTCTGGCCTAGTCTTGCTCAGGAAAGGAGGCAGAGGCTGGAAATGACAGAACTGCTTCTAAAATTAAATTCAGTTAAAGACACAAAAGAAACTAAGAAGAGACCAGGTCTGCAGAAGCGATGGGTTACAGGACTGTGTATTTTGTAAATGTGCACCCGGACTAAAGCCCCAATCTTGCAGACATTTctgcatatgcttaacttcagTAGTAGTCCCGCTGACTCCTAGGGGACTTCTCCCGGGAGGAAAGTTAAGCACAGGCATCAGTGTGTACAGATTTAGAGCCCAAGGCCATAATTCAGGAagtcacatgcttaagtgctatcCTGAATCAGTGCCTATTACCTAACTATGGGCTCGATTCTGCAAACCCTTATTCACATGCGTAATCAGCAGCTCTTCTGACTAATGGTTTGCTGGCTTGGGCTCTCGGGCACAATAGAGTTCCATTATGAAATGTGCATGTGTGCTATTTCTCGGCACGTTCCATGTGACTCTTCTGAACTGATCTCTCCCGCACAGAACCTTACACCTGTGGAGCTTGTGGAATCCAGTTTCAGTTTTATAACAATCTGCTGGAGCACATGCAGTCCCATGCAGGTAAGCCAGGCacttctgatttatttttaaagacttCAGATAAAGCAGAGAATTAAATTCTGCACTGATTCCTCACACTGACCCAGTTGTGTGTCCATAGAGCTTCCTGTGTTTACACTTTCCAGTGTGCCAGTAATTCTACCTCTTATCTGCAGAAAAAAACAAGAGACCAGGGAGCACAAGGCAATGCCTACAGGAGTGCCAGGCTCTCCGATATCTGGTTGTGTTTGTATCTGAGGTCACTTTTCAAAGGAAGATTGAAAGCATGCATGGCATTTGTGCAGAGCATATCAAATTAAATCACTCCTGTCTCATTTATCCCTACAATATCCAGGTACTAATCAGTCACCTCTCCTATTGGGGTCAAAATTCCCTGGGCAGATGAAATCCCTTGTCCCCTCAAGGTAGTTATCCTAAAACTGAGAGACGGCTTTTGTCCCACAGATCCTGTCACATGTTTGTATTGACTAGAGCTCTGTGGGGGATGGAAAGTCTATTTCACGAAGGCTTTCATGATTTCCACATTTAACTTCACTCCTATAGAAATAAACCGTGAAATTTCTACTTTCTCCATCAAAGACAATTCTAGGAAAAAATCCATTTGGAGTCAATcgaactgtttaaaaaaatcaaaaagggaCATTTTGACATTGTCCAAATTTCCCCTCCAAAAAACCATTTGGGTGAAATTGACACACTTTCGCGAAGTGTTCCATCTTTGAAACTGCATTCTCCAACAGAAAAGCCTTTCTCCGTGTTTCGACCAGCTCTAGTATTTACCTTGTGTGTTTGCACTGGGAGAATCTCCATCTCTCCTTGCACTTGGAACACAGTGTAAGCACACAGTGATTGCCATGACTCTGGGGAGAATCCCTGACTCATAGATGGGGTGGGAAGGGATAGGAgagatggggggcaggcagggacatGTGCAGTGAGGGAGGAATGTCAGTCTGAAGGCCACATGTAAGTGTTTCAGAAAAATGATCATCTGCAGGCTCTTCCTCTTCACTCCATCACATGTTCTGCGCTAATAAACTCACAGACCTCGTTTCTGTATATTCTGCGGCATGTATGTTATTAGCTTAGGATACAGTTGTGTtaacattatttttattcttaCTGAGCTGTGCCCTCTGTCACCTCACCCTGCTCTCTAGATACTTATAAATCACAGTGCTCTGATTGGCCGCAGTCCTCAGAATGTCCCATCCCCATGTCCACAGAAAATATAATACCCTCCCTGCCTATCACCTAACTTAACCCTCGTCTGACACCTGTCCCTTGCACCTCCTTTCTGCCTATCTTGGATCTTCATGTGGTGCCTATCGCACCATGGTACGTTAGCTCCCCATCCttccccccatttcccccccgcAAGGGAGAGTTCGTTTTCCCTCCCATTTCCCACTAAGAGTAATAATGGCTTGGTAtgaattactttgtatttattatCTGGGTTTAAGGGAGGGGCAAGGCAAAGAGGGTGGCATTGCTAAAGGCAGCTTTATTTATTGGGATGGCAGATTCTGAAGGTGGTAACCAACCAGAGCAATGGTTGAAACAATATAATGACCACAGTTACTGAGAGAGACCCCGTAGTCGCGCATTCAGTGCAGAGCTCTGCATAACTGAGAAATGCAGTTGCAGGTGAGTGTCTGTACTGCACCCCTGCGCTCTCAGTGGCAGGGACTCTTTGGCATActgttgaatgaatgaatgaattgcATAATCAGTGGCACACAGCACGGCTTGTATCCCTTCGCCAGTTGGACTGAGGAATCTGGCGTAACTGTGGATTGTGGAGTACAGTATAACTGTGCCCCTAGTAGAAGCGTATTGCCCTGAGGCGTGTGGGATCTGGTATAACGGCACATTGGACGCATTTGTTGTCATGCAGAAATCCAGTTTAACTTTCAAAACATTTGTAGTAAATGTCTAATCTCTTTTTCCACTCCAAATGAGGAGTCCATTGGTCCCTCCTCCGTAAGTGACTGAAGTCCAGGAACATGCTGCTAGCCCTAAGGAGTGAGAGCAGGGGCTTGTTGGCACTTCAGTGATTCTGGAGGCTAAAAGGGTAATTAGGGAAGATTATAGCTACACAATGGGAAGAAGTGATTAGAATGTAAATTGGAGGCTGAGCTGCAGCACTAGAATGGCAGAACACAAGGCAAAGGAATTTGTTCTGTAATTACACAGTACAATATCCAGCTTTCACTCCCTTTAGGGTACTTTGTTCAGGTCGAGTGCTACCATATAATGCCTTTTCTGCAATCTAgtgctaaaaaataaaaaggacaaCTAGGCTGAACCTGGATTAAAGGATTGGAGGCATGAAGAGAAATTAAAGAACCATGATCTATATAGTTCACAACCTGACTGATAAGGAGGATGAAACTGAAATGCACAAATCTTATTAACTCCGCATTGAACGCCAACGGATAATTGCACATAATAAATCCCCTAGTATTATGAAATAGATAAAGGAAATACCGTTTTTCCCCTGCCAAGACCAGAAGAAGGCTGACATGTGAATGGGCCTTAATGGAACAAAGTTAATAGCAGACACGAGGCATGTCTCATTAACCTACCAGTACATGTGCTGAGTTAATGCCATTTCTGATGTTTGCTATGGAGCAGTTAGAATAGATAAACTTTGGGAAGAACCAGTCGTTTCTGATTCCTAGTTTATCATGTGGGGACGCCTGCTTCTACTTTCTCCCCAACCTCCTCTAGGGACGTGATGTACTAGTAGCCTTTCCTCCAGCTGATCGCTGTCTTGGAGCATGGCACAGGGCCCTGCAAACACTGAACAGTCCATTCTGGACACACCATGTAAAGCTTTGCGTCCCTCAGACATGTCGAGGGACCCATGACATGCCCACACAAATCCCTACCCTGTTATACCTGATCTTCTGCTGCAGAATAGCAGCTTAGTTAGCCAGGTTGTGTTCTGGTTCCATGCATTTCCTGTATCGTCTTTAAATGACTTCGGGTGGGATGTTGGTCCAGTGTGTTGCCAATGCAGCACCCAAACAAGGTGTCTCTCTCCCAGCTTCCAAACTCAAAACTCTCTTTTTCTGTCAGGCTGCTCCTTCTCCCATTAGCTCACTGCAGGCTTGTGATTGGTCCAGTGGACTGCTTGTCAAGATCAACCCATGCAGAAGCCTCCCTATTGGCCACAGCAGAGGTTTTTAGTTCCTTCAGTCTCTGACTCCAAGCATGCTGCTGTAGGTCATGCCTCCTTGGTACGGCTCCTGTCCCCTCTTACGTTGGTTAGCCCACCTAGAGATTGATGAGCCAGCCGGCTACACAGTCACATGAGGCTCTTTTCGCTCATGCAGTAGCCTGTGCATTAAtatccagaggtcccaggttagCTCCCTACTGCTGATGACCCACCCAGCGGCGTGATGTTACACTGGGATTGGGGTCAGAGCACCGTGGCAGCCATCTTAGCTGTAATCCTTTTGGTAGGGACTCAGACCGGGGCTACAGGAGCTGGGAAACCCAAGTGGAAATTACATGAGGATTGGTTGTTTTCAAGCCTTATGATAATATTGTTCTCTACTGTGGGTAGTATATCTATTAAATGCAACAGAAAATGTAATAAATTGGTGTCATACTAATTAAGGAATACAAAAGTAAATGTTAAGTAGTAAATGGAGATTTTCCCCTTTTCTGTTCTGCTCTCTTTAGCCTGCTGTCTTCTGGAGAGTCGGCATTTCTTGTAGCCCCACAACCCATCCTGGCACATGGCtggcattgtgtgtgtgtctcccttAATATCGTGGGGAAATGCTCTTCTTACGCCTCTGATTAACTCCTTCTTGTTTATGCCCCACAGCTGACAATGAGAACAATATTGCCTCTAACCAACCCAGATCACCTCTGACTGTTGTGGAAGAAAAATGGAAACCACAGCTCCAAAGAAACAATGCCAATAATAGTATGTAGCCATGTTTTCTCATTACGTTTCCCTGTAGGCCTTGGACCAATGGCTCTGTACCTGGGGTGGGTCACAGCAATGGTTCAGGCAGGGCGAAGCCCATGTCCTGCACCTGTCGGGAGTACTTCTCTCATGTATTTTTTCTCAGTTAGTCACACCAGATCTCAGGTGCCATTAGCACCCTATAAACTATTGTACTCGTTCCCACTAAAGCGCCTTTGaaatctgtaaaaagcagcagagtcctgtggcactttatagactaacagacgtattggagcatgagctttcgtgggtgaatacccactttgtcggatgcaacctgatgcatccgacgaagtggggattcacccacgaaatctcatgctccaatacgtctcttagtctttaaggtgccacaggactctttgctgcttttgacagatccagactaacacggctcccctctgatatttgaaatCTGTGTAGAGGCTATCTGGAAACTAATAGAAATGTAGTCATGGTAGGGAAAAAGGCTGAGAGAGAGCTCCTGTCTCCGAACTCATTAACAAGACTAGTCTTGCTGGGAGTTGTAACTTCTGGTCTGAGTTTGGATTTCCTTGCCATAGGGAAAGAGATCATTGCCCTATGCATCACCAGAGAGTTACTGGCAGCCAACAAGGTTCTAGCTCAACCACTGATTCGCTAccagactttgggcaagtcacatgatcTTGTGTTTCAGTCACAAACCATGTGGGAAATgggggtatttttaaaaaaaaataaaagcagcagtGATACAATACCTCAGCTGAGCTTCCCTGTGGAAACAGGATGCATTAAAACCCTAATATTTTGTGTCCTATGGTGTGTCCAAAAATGGCAGAAACAACAGTAAAGCCCAGCAGGCGTCACAAAAACTAGACtagagctggggaaggagaaagaaaaccTTAAACTGTACAGGCCTGAACATCAGAGTATTTGACCAAAAAAGCCAGACTTCTTGTACATACAAAACGGAGGTTGATGCAGCTCTTATTAAAATAATGTGATGCTAAAGTGAGTCCTGAATTCTAAATAGAAGAAGAATGGAAAGGCCAACCTAGCACACTAAGACATACGAGGTGAATCGAAGATCTAACTGCTAACCCCGATGCACTGTAAACCAGTACCATCCTTGATTATAACTTAATTAGACAACTCCTAGATCAGTGCCACAGAGAGGTCTCtggggagggacagaggacagCTGCCCAAGGCCATGATGACGGCTGAATCCTGCATAATCCACTTCTGCTGTGCTTCTGTTACTGAATCAGGGAAAACATACTGATAAGCTCCTCTCTGCTGTAAGCAAGAGAAAAAGTCCGTCATCGGTTCAGCAGGGACAGCCTGAATCTAGAAACACTTTGGTATAGAGACCCACTGGTAATCCTAGGTTCAGGAATATATCTGTACCTGCCATACTCTGGGCAAGTGCCTCCTGGTTGGGTCACTCGCAGAGGAGAAATTCTGGCCTTGTTGTTCCTGTTCCTTGGGTAGAAGGAATGATCCTGACaagtttctttcttctttctgttTTTCTGCAGCATCTGCAAGTGGTTCAGTAGCAAACAGTGCGATCCCGGAGAAGGAGCGGCAGAACattgctgaaaggctgctgcggGTGATGTGCACCGACCTCGGAGCTTTGAGTGTGGTGAGCGGGAAGGAATTCATCAAGCTGGCACAGACCTTGGTGGATAGTGGTGCTCGCTACGGTGCTTTCTCTGTCACAGAAATCCTTGGCAACTTCAACACACTGGCGCTGAAGCATTTGCCTCGGATGTACAACCAAGTGAAAGTGAAAGTCACTTGTGCCCTGGGCAGCAATGCCTGCCTAGGCATAGGTGTCACTTGCCACTCTCAGAGCGTTGGCCCTGATTCCTGCTACATCCTGACAGCTTATCAGGTTGAAGGCAACCACATCAAGAGTTATGTCCTGGGAATTAAGGGGGTGGACATCCGAGATAATGGTGATTTTATCCACCACTGGGTGCAGAACGTGATGTCTGAGTTTGTGATGTCGGAAATCAGGACAGTGTACGTCACAGACTGCAAAGTCAACTCCTCTGCGTTCTCCAAGGCAGGCATGTGCTTGCGTTGTTCGGCCTGTGCCTTGAACTCAGTCGTGCAGAGTGTGTTGAGTAAGCGAACACTACAGGCTCGCAACATGCACGAAGTCATCGAGCTCCTGAATGTCTGTGAAGATTTGGCAGGATCCACGGGCCTCTCAAAGGAGACCTTTGGCTCTCTGGAGGAGACGTCTCCCCCACCATGCTGGAACTCAGTGACTGACTCCCTCCTGCTTGTCCATGAGCGTTATGAGCAGATATGTGAGTTCTACAGCAGAGCCAAGAAGATGAACCTCATCCAAAACCTGAACAAGCATCTTCTCAGCAACCTGGCGGCCATTTTGGCCCCAGTGAAACAAGCAGTTATTGAACTGAGCAATGAGAGCCGGCCCACCCTGCAGCTGGTACTGCCCACCTACGTGAAACTGGAGAAACTGTTCACTTCCAAAGCCAATGACGCTGGCATAGTCAGCAAGCTTTGCCACCTCTTCCTGGAGGCACTGAAGGAGAACTTCAAAGTTCACTCTGCACACAAAGTAGCCATGATCTTGGACCCTCAGCAGAAGCTGCGGCCAGTCCCACCATACCAGCATGAAGAGATCATTGGCAAGGTCTGTGAATTGATCAATGAAGTGAAAGAGTCCTGGGCAGAAGAACCAGAATTTGAACCTTCTACCAAGAAACCACGGGCAGCAGGTGAGGCCCCGCCACCTCAGGAAGAAGAGCAGTTTGGGAAAAATGAAGTCTACGATTATTTGCAAGAACCCCTCTTCcaggccacccctgatctatttCAGTACTGGTCGTGTGTTACCCAAAAGCATACGAAACTAGCCAAGTTGGCCTTTTGGCTCTTAGCAGTGCCTGCTGTCGGTGCCAGAAGTGAATGTGTAAATATGTGTGAGCAGGCCCTCTTAATCAAAAGGAGGCGGCTGCTCAGTCCAGAAGACATGAACAAACTCATGTTTTTGAAGTCCAACATGCTTTAAAACTGtcttttaattaagaaaaaaaattaaaacactgttccaaacaaagaaaagaatttaAGTTCTAAACACTGTGGACCTCATTATGAAAGCCCCTGGAAACCAAGTgcttatatatgtgtgtgtatgattttatatgtgtgtgtatgtgtgtgtgtatacacacacacacacacacacacatatatatatatataaaatataataaaaaaataagtttcaGAGGGAAGCCGAGCCCGTATCAGACACAGCCCTCTGCCAGGAACGTGCTCCTTTCCATTAGCTAGCATGTGGACTTGACAGACTTTCTAATGTTTTCAAGTGGGCACACCAATGGGAGGCTGACATTCTAAAATCTTCAGGCAGCTGCGATCTAAAGTGACTtgaagtttattttatttctcctccacccccacccccctcttgtCCCCTGGGCCACCTTGCCATGGATAATCAAACAACATTGACTAGACCGGTTCTCCACTGGGCTTTGCTCCTCTGAAGAACTGTACACCTTGAGGGCATTCGTTTGTAGCCTTCTTAACATATGTTGCGTGTTATGAAGGCCGCTGTGTTTTACAAGCACTAGTATCTCTAGAAATCAGGAAGGGAGACTTTAAGGAAACacatttttttgcattttaatataagaaaaaaaaattatactctTCTGTCTCCACTCCCATTTTTGAGTTTAATGTTTTAGCTAGTGATTTTACCTTTTCGAGTTTGATTTAGAACTGAGAGAAATTATTATGGCAAAGAGTGTCTGTAACTGTTATGTTTTATAGAATTTTTTTTGACAAGATCAACTTTTTTCTGAAGTCCCACTGTAAACTAGCTCATCTCACCTGTGCATcttctatagcagtggttcttaaacttgtTCATAGAGTAGAACAGATCTTCACGGAGGGATTGTCATGTCAATACCTCCTGTCCCATTGAGGACCAACAACATCCCTGTGGGAAATGCTGCAATTGCTTAAATGGAAAAGTAACATTAGCAAAGTAATGTCTTTTTAGTGTCTTTCAATACACTTTAACAGCTAGCTTGGTATGACTGGACAGGTCTCTGTGGACCACCAGCAAGTGATCCACAGGCCACCAGTGATCCACAGGCttcagtttgagaacctctgctataCAGCATTTTTGTAAGCCTTCCCCATACACGTGTCAAAACAATCTTCACATGGTCAAGAACAAACCAAGGTGTATGATATATCAGGGGAGCAGAGGTCATCAGTTTTCAAAATGTAGGGTTTGAAGGAAGCTAAGATAAGCGTATGGGCTTCTGAATGTATGTGCTCCCACTTGGTAACTTCTCGCGTTATTCTGAATGGTTTCCTCTGCTAGCACGAATGTCTTTTAAATACCTATAGTGCATTACACTACTTGATACACTGCTGAATCATTCTGGCTGGTAAGGTCCTGTGACCTTAACTTCATGTTCACTGGCTCTTCAGACATATAGcccattcccacctgcagtaTAGGAGATCGTCATAAAACCCAAGTATCATGAGTCATTTCTGCTGGCAGCACAGGCGAGCTCTTTAACGGTATGTCTGtactgcaaaaaaacccactcagctgacttgggctcgcagagCTTgcgctacagggctaaaaatagcagtgtagatgttccactttgggctggagcccagactctgaGACCTCCTCCACTCGCCGAGTCTCCAGTccaagcaggaacatctacactactatttttagtccCGAGGTGTGAACCCGAGTCACTTgaccgggctctgagactcactgctgctggagctttttttgcagtgtagacaaatcctGAATGTTTGCACACAAAGTTGAGTGGCGTCACACCTGACCTCTTAGATCTGGTGTTCTTGGACAAACTGAATTCTCCACCAAAGGGATTTGGATCCCAATGGCAAAATTAAGTAAATTCCTTTCTTGATGCATCCTCTCACACTTCAAGCAGTTTGCTCCCTAGTTCGAATCACTGGTGACGAGACCAGTCTTACAGATTTATGTGCCCAGATGAGTCTCTAGAGCAGTTCAGTTGGTAACACTATCAACTCTGAACTGAAAGGTTGTGGGTTGAAGTCCGTGAGCAGGATGTGGGTCTGTGCTGCATGCCGACAATGTACTGCTGGGGACAAAGGAGCTGCTGCACACTTAGAGGTACCATCCACTGAACAGACATTAAGCCAAGATTCCTTCTGCCCATCTCTGGCTGCGGTGACAATTAAAGATCCCAAGACACTTGTTAGAAATGGAGGATAAAGCCCAGAGTCCTGGCCGATAAATCTCTCTCCTAGTGGAACAAGTTCTAACGCCCCATGTGAGCACACATCGGTTGCTGTTTGCTTGCAGTCACTTGCACTCCCAGTATCTAACACTTCCCCTCCAGACACCTAGATTATGAAAGGCACTGAATGAGGTTCTCTGTGGCCTGTATTGCTCAGAGCTGGGTGACAATAGTGACCCCTACTTGTTCCAGGCACATCTAAGGACAGCCCTGGGTATGCAGATATCTTTCCCAACAGATCGCTGCCCCTTCCCGGCTAGGGAGCAGCACCTCGTGCAGACTGAATAGGCTGAAGATTGTGTTGGCTTCCTGCCCATGACACCAATGCAAAATCATCCATCTTCTAAATGCAATTGTGAGTGTGGTTGTGGAGGTCTTTATTCTAACAATGTTTCTAGTAAGCACAGCTCCAGTGGTGCAGGAATAATACCATTTAAAGAGAACACTCAAGAGCAGGAGACACCCCAAAAATGTATCTTCTTGTGCAATGGACTTTGCAAACAGAGATATTTCTTTGTGGGATTTCTTTCCCCTTCAGAACAAGGGTTTTGCTGTTTATTTCCTCCTATATGAGTGCTACCTGCTCAGCCATTTTGAGCAGCCCTACAATAATAAATCTGTTTGCACATGCAATGCAGGAGAAAAGTTTAATAAACAGAATTGAAATTTCAAGCTACTAAGGAGAAAAAGGGGGAGAGAAACCCTGCCTGTGAAAACTGAGAAACCTTTGTGACATGCTTTAGTGACCACTGGGAGAAAATAGGGATGCTTACACAATAAAACCTTCACCGAGTTCAGAACCCAAAGCAGGAGCGGCTTTCCAGTCTTTTGCAAACAGTGTGCGTGATGCACCTTGACAGTCAAAACTCCTGACAGGATTTTAGTTCATTCTCCTAGAGTCAGTACATTACATTACATCTTAGTAAGTCCTTTCAAAGGAGCTGAAGGGAGTTAGaccacacaactcccattgaaattcaattcCAGTTCAGTGGGAGATGAGCATCCGATTCCCCTACCTTTCCTTCAAAATCCCAACCTTAATCAAGAACATGTTTGCTATTGGACAGGGTTAGTAGTTTTGTGGGACGGGTGAGAGGAGTTGTCCCAGCCTGGGGACAGTGTGATTGTTCTTCTTTCTTATATATCTGGAATGCACTGTGTGAACAGAGGGGACTTGACAGAGAGTCGAAGCCCTGACATAGTGAATGAGACAGAATTGCAACCATTTTGGCATCTATTTAATATGCAGACTGGTGTTAACATCGGATTTGAGAATCAGTCTTGGAGCTTTCTTGGCGGAAGGATCAGAGAGAGAAGCTGAC encodes the following:
- the ZNF618 gene encoding zinc finger protein 618 isoform X6, with translation MSQPDSSAPEPAAAPGEQADESSSTGKRSSSSREHLKRSPKSPKAEGSDSVTSQSSPSEEPGTMTEVKVKTEIPDDYIQEVIWQDDTKDSKKNIKDGPGDVPAEICVVIGGVRNQQTLDGKAVEHSSPVGYTRNRYSGTWIFDHALRYTSGSYECGICGKKYKYYNCFQTHVRAHRDTEAASGEGASQGNNFRYTCDICGKKYKYYSCFQEHRDLHAVDVFSVEGAPENRADPYDQTVIAADEVKEEEPEPFQKIGPRMVLKYRDISVLFAAPTDTGSTTGLARKPFLLRFPAQFYNPKTGNYTCEFCGKQYKYYTPYQEHVALHAPIKFSRSPLFVAVKTQASQSGKKTPASIIRCSTLLHRSPSGIPPASQSQMFRAPNSGSPGSKATTAESAFSRRVEGKAQNNFEETNSSSQNSSETASPLISNPFPLLQKPYTCGACGIQFQFYNNLLEHMQSHAADNENNIASNQPRSPLTVVEEKWKPQLQRNNANNTSASGSVANSAIPEKERQNIAERLLRVMCTDLGALSVVSGKEFIKLAQTLVDSGARYGAFSVTEILGNFNTLALKHLPRMYNQVKVKVTCALGSNACLGIGVTCHSQSVGPDSCYILTAYQVEGNHIKSYVLGIKGVDIRDNGDFIHHWVQNVMSEFVMSEIRTVYVTDCKVNSSAFSKAGMCLRCSACALNSVVQSVLSKRTLQARNMHEVIELLNVCEDLAGSTGLSKETFGSLEETSPPPCWNSVTDSLLLVHERYEQICEFYSRAKKMNLIQNLNKHLLSNLAAILAPVKQAVIELSNESRPTLQLVLPTYVKLEKLFTSKANDAGIVSKLCHLFLEALKENFKVHSAHKVAMILDPQQKLRPVPPYQHEEIIGKVCELINEVKESWAEEPEFEPSTKKPRAAGEAPPPQEEEQFGKNEVYDYLQEPLFQATPDLFQYWSCVTQKHTKLAKLAFWLLAVPAVGARSECVNMCEQALLIKRRRLLSPEDMNKLMFLKSNML
- the ZNF618 gene encoding zinc finger protein 618 isoform X10, which encodes MSQPDSSAPEPAAAPGEQTTKMKLSPAARGVNEVTPLHLFQPKCICDQADESSSTGKRSSSSREHLKRSPKSPKAEGSDSVTSQSSPSEEPGTMTEVKVKTEIPDDYIQEVIWQDDTKDSKKNIKDGPGDVPAEICVVIGGVRNQQTLDGKAVEHSSPVGYTRNRYSGTWIFDHALRYTSGSYECGICGKKYKYYNCFQTHVRAHRDTEAASGEGASQGNNFRYTCDICGKKYKYYSCFQEHRDLHAVDDPYDQTVIAADEVKEEEPEPFQKIGPKTGNYTCEFCGKQYKYYTPYQEHVALHAPIKFSRSPLFVAVKTQASQSGKKTPASIIRCSTLLHRSPSGIPPASQSQMFRAPNSGSPGSKATTAESAFSRRVEGKAQNNFEETNSSSQNSSETASPLISNPFPLLQKPYTCGACGIQFQFYNNLLEHMQSHAADNENNIASNQPRSPLTVVEEKWKPQLQRNNANNTSASGSVANSAIPEKERQNIAERLLRVMCTDLGALSVVSGKEFIKLAQTLVDSGARYGAFSVTEILGNFNTLALKHLPRMYNQVKVKVTCALGSNACLGIGVTCHSQSVGPDSCYILTAYQVEGNHIKSYVLGIKGVDIRDNGDFIHHWVQNVMSEFVMSEIRTVYVTDCKVNSSAFSKAGMCLRCSACALNSVVQSVLSKRTLQARNMHEVIELLNVCEDLAGSTGLSKETFGSLEETSPPPCWNSVTDSLLLVHERYEQICEFYSRAKKMNLIQNLNKHLLSNLAAILAPVKQAVIELSNESRPTLQLVLPTYVKLEKLFTSKANDAGIVSKLCHLFLEALKENFKVHSAHKVAMILDPQQKLRPVPPYQHEEIIGKVCELINEVKESWAEEPEFEPSTKKPRAAGEAPPPQEEEQFGKNEVYDYLQEPLFQATPDLFQYWSCVTQKHTKLAKLAFWLLAVPAVGARSECVNMCEQALLIKRRRLLSPEDMNKLMFLKSNML